From Daucus carota subsp. sativus chromosome 6, DH1 v3.0, whole genome shotgun sequence, the proteins below share one genomic window:
- the LOC108226070 gene encoding aspartic proteinase CDR1 → MAMHTLFCALFIMVLNVALSQGLTVELIHRNSPQSPLYNASATPEDLSTDAASRSLARYRNYYTQRKIKSTVIPDGGNYLMKLAIGTPPVQQYAILDTGSDLIWIQCQPCDNCYQQDSPLFDPSQSSTFSYNVGCNSNACNALPRSGCGLINNQCLYDYQYEDQSYTDGELATETFTFDDGQSGTEFPRTVFGCGHMNAGTFSRASGLVGLSQGHLSLNSQLSFTKFSYCLVPVISGLNSKLKFGEDVVVSSAANAVSTPLQSQNDGFYHLNLEAVTIGGNTIQSPMSGGGDIIIDSGTTLNYLDPVLYDNLEAAVRDMLGLNSVQHPDGVYNLCYETESLTAVPEIQMTFHFTGADVVLNSINIFGDGGYGLSCLSMLPSDGYGLNIYGNRAQINFQVEYDIGSKQISFAPADCTRF, encoded by the coding sequence ATGGCCATGCACACTCTTTTCTGTGCTTTGTTTATCATGGTTCTGAACGTTGCACTAAGCCAAGGGCTCACCGTGGAGCTCATCCACCGAAACTCACCGCAATCTCCTCTATACAACGCCTCCGCCACTCCTGAGGACTTGTCCACTGACGCGGCAAGTCGCTCACTTGCTCGTTACCGAAACTACTACACCCAAAGGAAAATCAAGTCCACTGTTATTCCAGACGGTGGGAATTACCTAATGAAGCTTGCCATCGGAACTCCACCGGTTCAACAATATGCTATCCTCGACACCGGCAGTGACCTTATATGGATACAGTGCCAGCCTTGTGACAACTGTTACCAACAAGATTCTCCGTTGTTTGATCCGTCTCAATCGTCCACTTTCTCCTACAACGTTGGATGTAATTCTAATGCTTGTAATGCGCTTCCTAGAAGCGGATGCGGCCTGATAAATAACCAGTGTCTGTACGATTATCAATACGAAGACCAGTCGTATACAGACGGGGAGTTAGCCACGGAAACCTTCACTTTCGATGATGGCCAGTCCGGTACGGAGTTTCCCCGGACTGTTTTTGGTTGCGGTCACATGAACGCGGGCACTTTCTCTCGTGCCTCTGGACTGGTCGGTCTCAGCCAAGGCCATTTGTCCCTCAATTCTCAACTATCATTCACAAAATTTTCCTACTGTTTAGTCCCCGTCATTTCGGGACTAAACAGCAAACTAAAATTCGGGGAGGATGTTGTTGTATCGTCAGCTGCTAACGCTGTTTCCACCCCTCTCCAGAGTCAAAACGATGGTTTTTATCATCTCAACCTCGAGGCCGTTACCATCGGAGGCAATACGATACAAAGCCCGATGTCTGGAGGGGGAGATATAATCATTGATTCCGGAACTACACTCAATTACTTGGACCCGGTTTTGTATGATAATTTGGAAGCCGCAGTACGTGATATGCTCGGCCTAAACTCCGTGCAACATCCAGACGGAGTTTACAATTTATGTTACGAAACAGAATCACTAACCGCAGTCCCTGAAATACAAATGACGTTTCATTTTACAGGAGCTGATGTGGTCTTGAATTCGATTAATATATTTGGAGATGGAGGTTACGGTTTAAGTTGCTTGTCAATGTTACCTTCCGACGGATATGGTCTTAACATATATGGCAACCGAGCTCAGATTAACTTCCAAGTTGAGTATGACATCGGAAGTAAACAAATTTCGTTTGCACCTGCAGATTGTACCCGGTTCTAA